From one Lotus japonicus ecotype B-129 chromosome 3, LjGifu_v1.2 genomic stretch:
- the LOC130747270 gene encoding auxin-responsive protein SAUR72-like, translating to MKQLIRRLSKVADSSQYTLLRPDSPRNRRRTESFRLSASSRFRRSSSAEVPEGHVPVYVGDEMERFVVSAELLNHPVFVKLLNQSAQEYGYEQKGVLRLPCHVFVFERVLEALHLGHDTRHLTELLNFSSEEFS from the coding sequence ATGAAGCAGTTGATTCGCCGCCTCTCCAAAGTGGCGGACTCCTCCCAGTACACTCTCCTCCGCCCGGACTCACCACGTAACCGGCGCCGGACGGAGTCCTTCCGCCTCTCCGCGTCGTCGAGGTTCCGCCGCTCGTCCTCCGCGGAGGTGCCGGAGGGACACGTGCCGGTCTACGTCGGCGACGAGATGGAACGTTTCGTCGTCTCCGCGGAGCTTCTCAACCATCCTGTCTTCGTGAAGCTTCTGAACCAGTCGGCCCAGGAGTACGGTTACGAGCAGAAAGGCGTGCTCCGGCTTCCGTGCCACGTCTTCGTCTTCGAGCGCGTGCTTGAGGCGCTCCACCTCGGCCACGACACGCGCCACCTCACCGAGCTTCTCAATTTCTCTTCGGAGGAGTTTTCGTAA